The genomic DNA atcagatttttagactgagttaggcaatgtgatcaaaatagcaagaaaatgaaaaagtcagggacccagtgaagaaaaaaaaatactatttggactaaaatggcaatttggacCAAAACTtagagactaaaatgacaatttactcaatAAACATACAGCAAACCAACAGACACAAAGGTCAACCCGAATTTACATATtgctaaaaaaaacaaaaaatacacCACTGCTCCCATTCGAGCGGCGCAATCCTTGAGCGGCTCTTTACCTGTAGGTATCTCTAAGTGATTTCAGTTAAGCCAAAAATCTCTCCAACGACCATCTTGTTACGAGTTCGCCAAATCAGCCAGCAAGCCAAAAGAATCACGGTTTGTACGAGTTGCTTTTTAACCTCTGATCCCTTTATGCAATTCGAACAGGTCTTATAAAGAGAAAGCATAAATAGGTGATATACTAAAAGTGTTTATGGTATGAATTGTGAATGAATATTATTGATCAACAAAGGCTCCTTATATAGAGCAGAATACAAAACAACCCTAGCTGTATTTTTGGAAAAGATAAACTTAATTCTATAAAATATTTATCTAATAATAATACACATAATTATCTTCACAATTATCGGCTAAGACACCCCCGTAGTTTGAACGGGCGTAGGACAGACGTTCAAACTGGTACGAAAAGACTTGAACAACTGCTTGGAGATGCCTTTGGTAAAAATGTCTGCATACTGGAGAGATGAAGGAACGTGCAGAACTCGAATATGTCCAACTCGAACCTTTTCACGAACAAAATGGATGTCAATCTCAATGTGCTTAGTTCGCTGATGTTGGACCGGGTTGTCAGAGAGATACACAGCTGAAACATTATCACAGTAAATGATAGTAGCCTTCTGCAAAGGTGTACGCAGCTCAAGTAACAAGTTCCGAATCCATGTAGCTTCAGCAACAGCATTTGCAACGCCTCGATATTCTGCTTCAGCACTCGAAAGAGAGATGGTGGGTTGTCGTTTCGAAGACCATGAGATAAGATTATCACCGAGAAAAACGCAATACCCACTTGTAGACCGGCGCGAATCGGGGCAACCACCCCAGTCAGCATCGGAATAAGCAATCAATGAATCTGTACCAGACTTCATTATACGTAATCCATAGGCCAAAGTCCCCTGAAGATAACGAATAATACGCTTCAGGAATGCAAAATGTGGGTCACGAGGATCATGCATAAACAAACATATCTGTTGGACCGCATAAGAGATATCTGGGCATGTAAATGTCAGGTACTGTAAAGCACCCGCTAAACTCCGATACAAAGTAGGGTCGGAAAAAGGTGCACCATCTGTGGCACTGAGTTTCGCTGATAAGTCAACCGGAGTAGTACACGACTTACAATTGGACATGGACGCCCGAGAGATGATGTCTTTAGCATATGGTTCTTGGGACAAAAATAAACCATTGGGCTGTCGTGTAACCTTGATATCCAAAAAATGATGCAAGTGGCCCAAATCTGTCATAACAATTTCCCGAGACAGAGTATGGATGATCTCCTGTAACAAAGTGATAGTAGAGGCTGTGACAACAATATCATTAACATACAACAATAAATAAGCAGTCTCTGACCCACAATGATAGATAAACAATGAATTATCACAAGCACTGCTACGAAATCCGTGAGAAAGGATATAATTGCCAAACGGGTGTACCATGCCCGTGGTGCTTATTTAAGACCATACAATGATTTCTTCAGGCGACACACAAATTCTGGATGTCGTTTGTCAACAAAAGCCGTAGGTTGATGCATGAAAACAACCTCATTTAGAGTACCATGCAAAAACGCATTCTTAACGTCCAATTGATGGATAGGCCAGTCTCGTGAGATAGCCAAAGAGAGCACCGTCCTGATAGTGGTTGGTTTAACAACCGGGCTAAAAGTTTCATCACAATCCACCCCAACTGTCTGAGATTTACCATTAACAACCAGTCGAGCCTTATAGCGTTCCAACGAACCTTCGGACTTAAACTTGTGTCGAAAAAGCCACATGCACCTGATAATAGGCCTGTCAGGAGGACGAGGCACCAACTCCCATGTGTCATTCTCATGTAAAGCTATAAATTCAGATTGCATAGCATGTACCCAATTTGGATCGGCAAAGGCTATGGTGTAGGAGGTAGGGACAGGGGAAATAGTGGTCGAAACAAGGCTGTGAAGGGCTGGAGGAAGGGAACCAGATTTGGACCTAGTGGTCATCGGGTGAACGTTAGAAGGGGGAGGCTGCGGAGCAGCAGCGGGCTGCAATGGAGCAGCCGGAGCTGGCTGCTGAGGCGTAGCAGCAGAATGCTGTTGTTCGGCAACAGTTGGGTGGGCTGTGGATGGTACAGAAGTACCCGGAACAGCTGATGTGGGACGTTTTCGGTGAGTGTAGGTAATCGGGAAGGGTATGGTGGCCGGGTGAGGCTGTTTAGGCAATGATGGGCTGGGCTGATGAAACTGAAAGAGAGGTGGCATGGGATCGTCAAGAAATTGATAGGAGGTGGGTGGGGTAGGAATGGTGTAAGGAAATGTATGTTCGTCAAAGGTGACGTGCCGGGAGATATAGACTCTACCGATTGTGGGATCAAAACAACGATACCCGCGAAAGTCTGGAGGGTAACCAAGAAAGATACACCTCACAGAACGGCTATGAAGCTTATGAGGTTGAGTGGCAGAGGTGTTGGGGTAACAAGCACATCCAAAAACACGTAGATGATCATACGTGGGATGGCGTAAATAAAGGGCATAGGTGGGAGTGAAATAGTTGAGGCATTTTGTGGGGAGAATGTTGTGTAGATAGGCTGCGGTATGAAGAGCTTCCACCCAGAAAATAGGAGGAAGTGAGGCATGAATGAGCAAAGAACGAATGATATCATTTAGATGCCAAATCATCCGTTCCGCTCGGCCGTTTTGAGATGAGGTTTGGGGACACGCAAAACGAAAAAGGAATCCGTGTTGGTGAGCAAAGGTTTTGAAAGTAGTGTTATCAAATTCACCCCCTAAATCACATTGAAAAGTTTTAATAGGACGATTAAACTGTGTGgctattaaatgatgaaattTGACACAGGCTGGGAAAGTTTCAGATTTATATTTTAAGGGATAAACCTATATGAAATGTGAGAAGTTATCAATGAGTACCATGTAGTATTTATAGCCAGTTTTACTAAGCACAGGAGATGTCCACAAATCACAGTGAATAATATCAAATGGGGCAAAAGTAAAAGAATTGGAAGTGTAAAAAGGCAATCGTTTACTATTAGATAACTGACAAGAATGACAAAAAGTAGACTTTGTCTTATTACATTGAAAATTGAAATTACGACTAAGAATATCTAATACTTGAACACGAGGATGTCCAAGACGATCATGCCAAGGGTGAGAGGCGGAAGCAAGAAAGCAGGCTTGTGGAGGAAGTTCAGGAGCTATGAGCGGGTAAAGGTCTCCTGTGCTATTGTGGCGCGAAAGAATTTGTTCAGTTGGAAGATCCTTCAAAGtaaaaccaaatgggtcaaattcaATAGATAAATTATTATCGCGAGTAAAACGGCGTACAGAAATTAAATTTTTGATAACTTTTGGGCTATAAAGGATATTGGGTAggatatatgtcac from Helianthus annuus cultivar XRQ/B chromosome 7, HanXRQr2.0-SUNRISE, whole genome shotgun sequence includes the following:
- the LOC110883467 gene encoding uncharacterized mitochondrial protein AtMg00810-like; amino-acid sequence: MVHPFGNYILSHGFRSSACDNSLFIYHCGSETAYLLLYVNDIVVTASTITLLQEIIHTLSREIVMTDLGHLHHFLDIKVTRQPNGLFLSQEPYAKDIISRASMSNCKSCTTPVDLSAKLSATDGAPFSDPTLYRSLAGALQYLTFTCPDISYAVQQICLFMHDPRDPHFAFLKRIIRYLQGTLAYGLRIMKSGTDSLIAYSDADWGGCPDSRRSTSGYCVFLGDNLISWSSKRQPTISLSSAEAEYRGVANAVAEATWIRNLLLELRTPLQKATIIYCDNVSAVYLSDNPVQHQRTKHIEIDIHFVREKVRVGHIRVLHVPSSLQYADIFTKGISKQLFKSFRTSLNVCPTPVQTTGVS